atttatattaattaattaattaattaatcgaCTTGGTTTgccataattaatataattaattatttgattaaaataatttaataatattttattttaatattgatttcaaATAAATCTTTACTATAAGAACGAATTGCcttatttactaaaattattcattaattaacctacctaattaattaattaattaattaaattctttttcttttttaatttttcttacatctttacaaatattttttaaattttaatgcaaAAAAGAacttgatttatttatttaatataatgcTTCATTCTTACCGTTGGatttattagattaaaaattgaaatatgaaagatttattaccatttttagtaaaaagtaaaaggtTAATcggtaaaaatatttatttttaaatattaaattaaaatgcattttaaagatttaaaatattatttattagaattgtgagaaaataaataattaaataaaactatgTAATTGtatcttaataaaaattaaattaaattaataataaattcaaatggtTCGTTTTTGAGCTTATCCGATTTTTGGGCGCCTTTCTCATTCACTTTTTACAATATTCGGTCAAAAGCCTCTCGCCGGCGAGGAGAAAGTTCAGCATCAATTCCAAATTCTCTGTGAATTTGCTCTTCGTCGGCGgtggaggtttccacatttcTCCGATTCAACTCGAAAATGGAGGAGAAGAGCAAGGTTCTGATCATAGGAGCAACAGGTTTCCTAGGGTTCCATTTGGCTCAAGCCAGCTGCAATTTTTCTCACCCTACGTTTGCTCTAATAAGAGATTCTACCACCTCTTCATCTACTAAACTAGACAAGCTCCGAGCTCTCTCCGATGCCGGAGTTCAATTCCTCAAGGTTTGTCTCTTCCTCTTATTCTTGAACTATGTATATAGTTATTGTTCTGCAGCTTTTTCTTGCTGGAGACGACACTGATTTTGAGTGTTTTTAAATGTTAGGGTTCTCTGGATGACGAAGCTAGCCTGATGGAAGCTGTTAATCAAGTTGATGTGGTCATTTGTGCTGTTTCGTCTAAACAGGCGTTGGACCAGAAACTTCTGATTCAAATCATCAAACTAAATGGATCCATTAAGGTAAGTAAGTATTGATTGATTCGATTTGGTCCATGTAATTCTGGCACATTTCTGCTAGATACTATTTCAGAGTTGCTCTgccaaataaacaaaatcgGAAAGGAAATTGAAATCTCATCTGGCTCACGGCATTGAACTTCATACTCTAGGAAAAAAATTGTGTCAATCTGTTTGTTGAGGTTGTAGATCAATGTAATGGATTGTATGTGCTTCTAGTATGATCATAGTCCTAAGGTATATAATCTGCAATTTGAGTGATATTTATCGGATAGCTTAGTTGCTTTCACAGATATTTAtggttgtttgtttgtttatttacgCTGCAGAGGTTTATTCCATCAGAATTTGGACTTGATCCTGATAAggttcaaatatcaaacatggACTACGACTTCTATGCCCGCAAAGCTGAAATTCGTCGGCTGGTTGAAGCTGAAGGCATTCCATATACCATAATTTCTTGCAATTTTTTCATGAGTTATTTACTTCCTTCCCTTGTTCAACCAGGCATGAAAGTTCCTCCAAGAGATAAGGTGACAATATTTGGTGATGGGAATACCAAAGGTTTGTCTACAGAAAAACTGAAGATTACacattgatttcttttggatgctaataaatttaatcctTGATGTCGAGAAAATAACAATTAGTTGATGATTTATGATCATACTGCAGGTGTATTTGTGAAGGTCAGTGATGTTGCTGACTTCACAATTAGTGCGTTGGATGATCCACGCACATTGAACAAGGTAGTTTATCTAAGGCCCGAAGGAAATGTTTATTCCTTGAATGAACTGGTTGAGATTTGGGAGTGTAAAATTGGGAAGAAGCTTGAGAAGAATTATGTATCAGAAGAGGAGCTGctgaagaaaattgaaggtactgaatttcatttcaaatgaaCCTTGAATTGTGAAATTTTGTTTACGACCATAAACTTCTGTTCTTGGCTATAATCATGCATGATGTATGTAAACTGAATGCAACGATGACTTGGAATAAGTATAAGTTTCTTAGTCTCAGCTGACCGTAGTTAAATGCGGTGATTCATTACTCATGACCCAATTTGCAGCTGAAGGATTAGTTGGTTTACATTActagtgtaacgacccaagtccaccgcgagcagatattgtcctttttgggctttcctttcaagcttccctcaaggttttaaaacgtgtcggctagggagaggtttccacacccttataaagaatgtttcgttctcctccctaaccaatgtgggatctcaccatccacccccttcagggcccaacttTCTCgcttgtaacagctcaaacccaccgccaagagatattgtcctctttggactctccctcaaggtttttaaaacacctctacaagggagaggtttccacactcttataaagaatgtttcgttctcctttccaaccgattgggatctcacaattcaccccccttcgggcccAGCATCTTCGTTGGTACtcatttccttcttcaatcgatgtgggacccccactcCACCACCCTACCGTCACTGGTacttgtttccctctccaatcgacgtgggatctcacaatccacctacctttggggtccagcatcctcgttgcacttgttcctctctccaatcgatgtgggatctcatcgCTAGTGGGGGCGAAATGCTAAAATTTCGACCTTCTtgggatgttttttttttttttttttttttttttttttttttttttttNTGTGTTTTCATTTTATCTAAGTGAAAGCTTGCTCGACCATTCAACTCTAGGCTATATAGACCAATTGGATGCGCCAAGTATCGTGAGTTAAAAGCTTTAGAGGCCGATAGATAAACCTGATATTCGTTCTTTTAGCACCCTAAAACTACTTTTCtgtgtaacggctcaagcccacggctagtagatattgtcttttttgggctttcccattcaagcttcccttcaaggtttttaaaacacgtttgctagggagaggtttccacacccgtataaaggatgtttcgttctcctccccaatcgatgtgggatcagTATGGTAGAATTGAATGGTCAATCATTTGGACATTCAAACATATAGCTGCTCGATGATGTTCCACTAATTGTTGTTTTGATTCTTAATTGTGATCGCAGAGACTCCTTACCCTGACAACATGGAGctcattttcatatattctGCATTCATAAAGGGAGATCAAACGTACTTTGATATCGAGGCATCATCAAATGGTGTTGATGGTTCAAAATTATATCCACAACTCAAGCATACTACGATTAGTGAGTTTCTGGACACCCTATTGGAATGATCTTCCAAGTTCTtattcctttttgttcttattatttgaataatgcATAGTTGGAACTTGTATCTATAAACCAATACTCTTATTTGGTTAGCatttggtttttcctttttttaatgaaagtaaaaaccaactttcattaaaagaaaaataataatgaaagaatataaagATCACGTTATTGTTACTATCTATTAACATCATCACGAAAATATTGACGTGACGTGTTCATTTAATTTGTCTAATTACTTCCTTATTATATCACATCAAGTTCATCTCAATTTATGAATCCGTGTCTAGCTGAGTGAATTTGTAGGTTcaatttccaaaataataataataaaagaaaaaattccatctcaacttaaaaaatatttttatcttccTTCATCTTTTTTAAGTCATTTAATGGAAACTGAGAATGTTGAAGGGACACTAGTAGATACATTTATAAAGGCAgtaaaaaacaactaaaactccaaaggagttgagcctcgattaaggggaggcgcactttgttcgaagggaggtgttggatgatgaaagtcccacatcggctaattttgggaatgatcatagatttataagtgaggaatactaactccattcgTATGAGGTCTTTTTAAACAAAGTAATAACAGTTTTTATATAAAACTAActatgatgatattttttaattttttttgaagttaaaaaatattattcaactTTATAAActgtttttgaaataaaagctatttatattaatttagttatatatatatatatatatatatatatatatatatatatatatatattgtagtATTTCTAGCAATTTTGTAAGTCGGCCATTGTTGACCTTCTAGAAGAACTTTCAATAAagtcggcggcggcggcggccaTTCTTCCCCCACCAACCCACATGTGTCTTCtgtccttttctttattttattttaatcgaATATTAAGCTAATTAAAAAcagttttaaataatatatttattcgtTCATAGTGTTtgcttttttaaataataataataataataataataataataataataataagttgaATTATCTAAACCTGGATggttcttattttaaaaaaattcaaatatttccttattaaataaaattaaaattattgcagataaaatgtaaaaaaatcaaacaatt
The Cucurbita pepo subsp. pepo cultivar mu-cu-16 chromosome LG16, ASM280686v2, whole genome shotgun sequence genome window above contains:
- the LOC111777014 gene encoding probable pinoresinol-lariciresinol reductase 3 — its product is MEEKSKVLIIGATGFLGFHLAQASCNFSHPTFALIRDSTTSSSTKLDKLRALSDAGVQFLKGSLDDEASLMEAVNQVDVVICAVSSKQALDQKLLIQIIKLNGSIKRFIPSEFGLDPDKVQISNMDYDFYARKAEIRRLVEAEGIPYTIISCNFFMSYLLPSLVQPGMKVPPRDKVTIFGDGNTKGVFVKVSDVADFTISALDDPRTLNKVVYLRPEGNVYSLNELVEIWECKIGKKLEKNYVSEEELLKKIEETPYPDNMELIFIYSAFIKGDQTYFDIEASSNGVDGSKLYPQLKHTTISEFLDTLLE